One part of the Immundisolibacter sp. genome encodes these proteins:
- a CDS encoding acetyl-CoA carboxylase carboxyltransferase subunit alpha — protein sequence MAFQFLEFEKPIAELEARIDELRQTAGGGTVSLEDEVTRLQRKADSLTDSIFGKLTPVQIAQLARHPERPYTLDYIRRMFTDFEELHGDRMFRDDAAIVGGLARLGERPVLVIGHQKGRDVQEKVRRNFGMPKPEGYRKAQRLMRTAARFRLPIITFIDTPGAYPGVDAEERGQSQAIAESLYLMARLPVPIVSVVIGEGGSGGALAIGVGDRLLMLQYGTYAVISPEGCAAILWKDSGKAELAADAMGITAPRLHELGLVDEIIAEPRGGAHRDFDTAAAAVRTALVRHLDELDAMPADGLLQRRLERLRGYGVYKEG from the coding sequence ATGGCATTCCAGTTTCTAGAATTCGAAAAGCCGATCGCCGAACTCGAGGCGCGCATCGACGAGCTGCGCCAGACCGCCGGCGGCGGCACGGTCAGCCTGGAGGACGAGGTCACGCGCCTGCAGCGCAAGGCCGACAGCCTCACCGACAGCATCTTCGGCAAGCTGACGCCGGTGCAGATCGCACAACTGGCCCGTCACCCGGAGCGGCCCTACACGCTGGACTACATCCGGCGCATGTTCACCGACTTCGAGGAACTGCACGGCGATCGCATGTTCCGCGACGATGCCGCCATCGTCGGCGGCCTGGCGCGCCTGGGCGAGCGCCCGGTGCTGGTCATCGGCCACCAGAAAGGCCGCGACGTGCAGGAAAAAGTCCGCCGCAACTTCGGCATGCCCAAGCCCGAGGGCTACCGCAAGGCGCAGCGCCTGATGCGCACCGCGGCCCGCTTCAGGCTGCCGATCATCACCTTCATCGACACGCCCGGCGCCTACCCCGGCGTGGATGCCGAGGAACGCGGCCAGAGCCAGGCCATCGCCGAGAGCCTGTATCTGATGGCGCGGCTGCCAGTGCCGATCGTCAGCGTGGTGATCGGGGAGGGCGGCTCCGGCGGCGCGCTGGCCATCGGCGTCGGCGACCGCCTGCTGATGCTGCAGTACGGCACCTACGCCGTGATCTCGCCCGAGGGCTGCGCCGCCATCCTGTGGAAGGACTCCGGCAAGGCGGAGCTGGCCGCCGATGCCATGGGCATCACCGCCCCGCGCCTGCACGAGCTGGGGCTGGTCGACGAGATCATCGCCGAGCCACGCGGCGGCGCCCACCGCGACTTCGACACCGCCGCCGCCGCCGTGCGCACCGCGCTCGTGCGCCACCTGGACGAGCTGGACGCCATGCCGGCCGACGGCCTGCTGCAGCGGCGCCTGGAGCGCCTGCGCGGCTACGGTGTTTACAAGGAAGGGTGA
- a CDS encoding methyltransferase domain-containing protein translates to MPNAAVPPELLTRLDDTPDATFYAVPRLVTHLDAPSLMALMAFYAEQLPAGADVLDLMSSWVSHLPPGLRLGHVAGLGMNGTELAANPRLTEPVVQDLNADPRLPWPDARFDAVLNALSIQYLTRPLEVYAEVARVLRPGGVAIIAHSHRCFPTKAVRAFRDYAPVDRLRLCRHYLDQTGAFGPAQLVDRSPPDADPLWIVLARRR, encoded by the coding sequence ATGCCCAACGCCGCCGTACCTCCCGAACTGCTCACGCGACTGGACGACACGCCGGACGCTACGTTCTATGCTGTGCCCCGCCTGGTCACGCATCTGGATGCGCCCAGCCTGATGGCGCTCATGGCCTTCTATGCCGAGCAGCTGCCTGCCGGCGCCGACGTGCTGGACCTGATGTCGTCGTGGGTGTCGCACCTGCCGCCCGGGCTGCGGCTGGGCCACGTCGCCGGACTGGGCATGAACGGAACGGAACTTGCCGCCAACCCGCGCCTGACCGAGCCGGTGGTGCAGGACCTCAATGCCGATCCGCGCCTGCCGTGGCCGGACGCTCGCTTCGATGCGGTGCTCAACGCCCTGTCGATCCAGTACCTGACCCGTCCGCTGGAGGTGTACGCCGAAGTCGCCCGTGTGCTGCGTCCGGGCGGCGTGGCCATCATCGCGCACTCGCACCGCTGTTTTCCGACCAAGGCGGTGCGGGCGTTTCGCGACTACGCGCCAGTCGACCGCCTGCGGCTGTGTCGCCACTACCTGGACCAGACCGGCGCCTTTGGCCCGGCGCAGCTGGTCGACCGCTCCCCGCCGGATGCCGATCCGCTATGGATCGTGCTTGCGCGTCGCCGCTAG
- the tilS gene encoding tRNA lysidine(34) synthetase TilS yields the protein MSADAGFDPALDPGLDRIKAALPTNGPPVTLRIAYSGGRDSHVLLHWLAGQRAALAPHRLRAVHVEHGLHPDSGRWADHCAQVCAALQVPLDVRRVDARPARGESAEAAARTARYAALAADMQAGDLLLTAHHQDDQAETVLLALLRGAGLAGAAAMPGLRRFGPGWLLRPLLDWPASRLARYAYTHALQWVEDPSNGDARFDRNFLRGQVLPLLGRRWPAASAGLARHATHAAEAQALLDELATADGATADTLAVTQLAALSAPRQRNLLRGWLRANGVPAPSQARLEALRHQTLTAGADRLPYLPLGKHAVRIWQGRLHLTPEPLPAVPAGPVQWRLDAPLDVPGSGRLQAQVSLGTGIAAALLGEPAMVEVRFRSDISGGKALKKRLQAMAVPPWERGRVPLLFRGAQLLQVAGQAPRTHARAVDGQPGYCIAWQPAKD from the coding sequence GTGAGCGCCGACGCGGGTTTCGATCCGGCCCTTGATCCGGGCCTCGATCGGATCAAGGCCGCGCTGCCGACAAACGGCCCACCGGTCACGCTGCGCATCGCCTACAGCGGCGGGCGCGATTCCCACGTTCTGCTGCACTGGCTGGCCGGCCAGCGGGCCGCGCTGGCGCCGCACCGCCTGCGCGCGGTGCACGTCGAGCACGGCCTGCATCCGGACAGCGGCCGCTGGGCCGATCACTGCGCCCAGGTGTGCGCGGCGCTGCAGGTGCCGCTGGACGTGCGGCGCGTGGATGCCCGCCCGGCGCGCGGCGAAAGCGCCGAGGCCGCCGCCCGCACGGCGCGCTACGCCGCCCTGGCGGCCGACATGCAAGCCGGTGACCTGCTGCTGACCGCTCACCATCAGGACGATCAGGCGGAAACCGTGCTGCTGGCGCTGCTGCGCGGGGCCGGCCTGGCCGGCGCTGCCGCCATGCCGGGCCTGCGACGCTTCGGCCCCGGCTGGTTGCTGCGCCCGCTGCTGGACTGGCCGGCCAGTCGTCTGGCCCGCTACGCATACACGCACGCCCTGCAATGGGTGGAGGATCCGAGCAACGGCGACGCCCGCTTCGATCGCAACTTCCTGCGCGGCCAGGTCCTGCCGTTGCTGGGCAGACGCTGGCCGGCCGCCAGCGCGGGTCTCGCGCGCCACGCCACGCACGCCGCCGAGGCGCAGGCGCTGCTGGATGAACTCGCCACCGCCGACGGCGCCACGGCGGACACGCTCGCCGTGACGCAGCTGGCCGCCCTGTCGGCGCCGCGCCAGCGCAACCTGCTGCGCGGCTGGCTGCGTGCGAACGGCGTGCCGGCGCCCTCGCAGGCTCGCCTGGAAGCGTTGCGACATCAGACACTGACGGCCGGGGCCGATCGCCTGCCGTACCTGCCGCTTGGCAAACACGCCGTACGCATCTGGCAAGGGCGGCTGCATCTGACGCCAGAGCCGCTGCCGGCAGTGCCCGCCGGGCCCGTGCAGTGGCGACTGGACGCCCCGCTCGATGTGCCGGGCAGCGGCCGACTGCAGGCGCAAGTCAGCCTCGGCACCGGCATTGCGGCGGCGCTGCTGGGCGAGCCGGCGATGGTCGAGGTGCGCTTCCGGTCCGACATCAGCGGCGGCAAGGCGCTCAAGAAACGCCTGCAGGCAATGGCCGTGCCGCCCTGGGAGCGCGGGCGGGTGCCGCTGCTGTTTCGCGGCGCGCAATTGTTGCAAGTGGCTGGCCAGGCGCCCCGGACGCACGCACGCGCCGTGGACGGACAGCCGGGTTACTGCATTGCCTGGCAACCGGCGAAGGACTGA
- the dnaE gene encoding DNA polymerase III subunit alpha produces the protein MSSAGFVHLSLHSEYSLTDSVLRVDELVDAVRAAGMPAVAVTDAGNLFALVKFYQAAQAAGIKPIAGADITLWEQADGSAASRLVLLCQDRGGYLNLCRLLSRAYVEGQRAGRPGVLRDWLVGHSEGLIALSGGLAGDVGQALAAGSHDKAAQLLADWQALFPGRYYLELTRTGRPGEEAHVAAAVELAIATGTPVVASNDVRFLAATDFDAHEARVCIAEGRVLNDPRRPRHYSEQQYLRTPQEMAVLFADLPEALQNTLAIAQRCNLEMTLGEPMLPAFPAPGGISAEQHLINQAGAGLDALLHRAVADGLALDADTYRQRLALELDVINGMGFAGYFLIVADFIAWARANGVPVGPGRGSGAGSLVAYVLDITRIDPIANDLLFERFLNPERKSLPDFDVDFCMDGRDRVIDYVASRYGRERVSQIITYGSMAAKAVVRDVGRVLGLPYGFVDSIAKLIPFELGITLDKALAQEAALRGRYEAEDDVRTLIDLAKSLEGLARNAGKHAGGVVIAPGPLTDFVPLFCEAGGGSPVTQFDKDDVEAIGLVKFDFLGLRTLTIIDWALKTLARRDPAFADFDIDRLPLDDAEAYALLRRCETTAVFQLESRGMRDLIRRLQPDCFDDVVALVALYRPGPLQSGMVDDFIDRKHGRARPDYLEPRLEPVLRPTYGVILYQEQVMQIAQVLAGYSLGQADLLRRAMGKKKPEEMAKQRSGFVDGAVANGVGAQRAGEIFDLMEKFAGYGFNKSHSAAYALLSYQTAWLKAHHPAAFMAAVLSADMDHTDKVVTLIDECRRMGLSLLPPDINRGLHAFTVTDEGAILYGLGAVKGVGEAAIEAIVETRTAGGPFSNLFDFCRRIDPRRVNKRAAEALIRVGAFDQLDGHRAALLATLNQAYTLAEQESRAADAGQNDMFGAVSADTGPAPAPQLVDCPRWSTAERLTAERESLGLWLSGHPIEAYETELGRLVDCRLADVQRFEGRNVRIAGLVVGSRTLSKGRRMTFVTLDDRTARLDVTLFDEQLAGAPDLLARDRLLVVEGAVSVDDFNGGFRIRAEKALPLPAARAGRGASLWCELATAQAPADLPTRLVEVLGAFRGPCPVLVDCRTHAASGLLRLGPAFQVRAEDALIERLRALPGVAAAEFRYDPPPRMPAVRPAAAPSPAAAPSFANTLADALADTAD, from the coding sequence ATGTCGTCCGCGGGCTTCGTACATCTCAGTCTGCACAGCGAGTACTCGCTCACCGACAGCGTGCTGCGGGTGGACGAGCTGGTCGATGCCGTGCGCGCTGCCGGCATGCCGGCGGTGGCCGTCACCGACGCCGGCAACCTGTTCGCGCTGGTCAAGTTCTACCAGGCCGCGCAGGCGGCCGGCATCAAGCCGATTGCCGGCGCCGACATCACCCTGTGGGAGCAGGCCGACGGCAGCGCCGCCAGCCGCCTGGTGCTGCTGTGCCAGGACCGCGGCGGCTATCTGAACCTGTGTCGTTTGCTCAGCCGCGCCTACGTCGAGGGTCAGCGCGCCGGCCGGCCGGGTGTGCTGCGCGACTGGCTGGTCGGCCACAGCGAGGGCCTGATCGCGCTGTCCGGAGGACTGGCCGGTGACGTGGGCCAGGCGCTGGCCGCCGGCAGTCACGACAAGGCGGCCCAGCTGCTGGCCGACTGGCAGGCGCTGTTCCCGGGCCGCTATTACCTGGAACTGACGCGCACCGGCCGTCCCGGCGAGGAAGCCCACGTCGCCGCCGCCGTGGAGCTGGCCATCGCCACCGGCACGCCGGTGGTCGCCAGCAACGACGTGCGCTTTCTGGCCGCGACCGACTTCGACGCGCACGAGGCGCGCGTGTGCATCGCCGAAGGCCGGGTGCTCAACGACCCGCGCCGGCCGCGTCACTACAGCGAGCAGCAATACCTGCGCACGCCGCAGGAAATGGCGGTGCTGTTCGCCGACCTGCCGGAAGCGCTGCAGAACACGCTGGCCATCGCCCAGCGCTGCAACCTCGAGATGACGCTTGGCGAGCCGATGCTGCCGGCCTTCCCGGCCCCCGGCGGCATCAGCGCCGAGCAGCACCTGATCAACCAGGCCGGCGCCGGGCTGGACGCGCTGCTGCATCGCGCCGTCGCCGACGGGCTGGCACTGGACGCCGACACCTACCGCCAGCGCCTGGCGCTGGAGCTGGACGTCATCAACGGCATGGGCTTTGCCGGCTACTTCCTGATCGTGGCCGACTTCATCGCCTGGGCGCGCGCCAACGGCGTGCCGGTCGGACCGGGCCGCGGCTCCGGCGCCGGCTCGTTGGTGGCGTACGTACTCGACATCACGCGCATCGATCCGATCGCCAACGACCTGCTGTTCGAGCGCTTCCTGAATCCGGAACGAAAGTCCCTGCCGGATTTCGACGTCGACTTCTGCATGGACGGCCGCGACCGGGTCATCGACTACGTGGCCAGCCGCTACGGCCGCGAGCGGGTGTCGCAGATCATCACCTACGGCTCGATGGCGGCCAAGGCGGTGGTGCGCGACGTCGGGCGGGTGCTCGGCCTGCCGTACGGCTTCGTGGACTCGATCGCCAAGCTGATCCCGTTCGAGCTCGGCATCACGCTCGACAAGGCGCTGGCGCAGGAGGCCGCGCTGCGCGGGCGCTACGAGGCCGAGGACGACGTGCGCACGCTGATCGACCTGGCCAAATCGCTCGAAGGCCTGGCGCGCAATGCCGGCAAGCACGCCGGCGGCGTGGTCATCGCGCCCGGCCCGCTGACCGACTTCGTGCCGCTGTTCTGCGAAGCCGGCGGCGGCAGCCCGGTGACGCAGTTCGACAAGGACGACGTCGAGGCCATCGGCCTGGTGAAGTTCGACTTCCTGGGCCTGCGCACGCTGACCATCATCGACTGGGCGCTCAAGACCCTGGCCCGGCGCGACCCGGCGTTTGCCGATTTCGACATCGACCGCCTGCCGCTGGACGACGCCGAGGCCTACGCCCTGCTGCGCCGCTGCGAGACCACGGCGGTGTTCCAGCTCGAATCGCGCGGCATGCGCGACCTGATCCGCCGCCTGCAGCCGGACTGCTTCGACGACGTGGTGGCGCTGGTGGCGCTGTACCGGCCGGGGCCGCTGCAGTCCGGCATGGTGGATGACTTCATCGACCGCAAGCACGGCCGCGCCCGGCCGGATTACCTGGAGCCGCGCCTGGAGCCGGTGCTGCGGCCCACCTACGGCGTGATCCTGTACCAGGAACAGGTGATGCAGATCGCCCAGGTGCTGGCCGGCTACAGCCTCGGCCAGGCCGATTTGCTGCGCCGCGCCATGGGCAAGAAAAAGCCCGAAGAGATGGCCAAGCAGCGCTCCGGCTTCGTCGATGGCGCGGTGGCCAACGGCGTCGGCGCGCAGCGCGCCGGCGAGATCTTCGACCTGATGGAGAAGTTCGCCGGCTACGGCTTCAACAAGTCGCACTCGGCCGCCTACGCGCTGCTGTCCTACCAGACCGCGTGGCTGAAGGCGCACCACCCGGCGGCCTTCATGGCGGCCGTGCTGTCGGCCGACATGGATCACACCGACAAGGTGGTGACGCTGATCGACGAGTGCCGGCGCATGGGCCTGAGCCTGCTGCCGCCGGACATCAACCGCGGTCTGCATGCCTTCACCGTCACCGACGAGGGCGCCATCCTGTACGGCCTGGGCGCGGTCAAGGGCGTCGGCGAGGCGGCCATCGAGGCCATCGTCGAGACGCGCACCGCCGGCGGGCCGTTCAGCAACCTGTTCGATTTTTGCCGTCGCATCGACCCGCGCCGGGTCAACAAGCGCGCCGCCGAGGCGCTGATCCGCGTCGGTGCCTTCGATCAACTCGACGGCCACCGCGCCGCCCTGCTGGCCACGCTCAATCAGGCCTACACCCTGGCCGAGCAGGAAAGCCGCGCCGCCGATGCCGGCCAGAACGACATGTTCGGCGCCGTGAGCGCCGACACCGGCCCGGCACCTGCGCCGCAGCTGGTCGATTGCCCGCGCTGGAGCACCGCCGAGCGTTTGACCGCCGAGCGCGAGTCGCTCGGCCTGTGGCTGTCCGGCCACCCGATCGAGGCCTACGAGACGGAGCTGGGGCGCCTGGTCGACTGCCGCCTGGCCGATGTGCAGCGCTTCGAGGGTCGCAACGTGCGCATCGCCGGCCTGGTGGTGGGCAGCCGCACGCTGAGCAAGGGCCGGCGCATGACCTTCGTCACCCTGGACGACCGCACGGCGCGCCTGGACGTGACCCTGTTCGACGAGCAGCTGGCCGGCGCCCCGGACCTGCTGGCGCGCGACCGCCTGCTGGTGGTCGAGGGCGCGGTGTCGGTGGACGACTTCAACGGCGGCTTTCGCATCCGCGCCGAAAAGGCCCTGCCGCTGCCGGCTGCCCGCGCCGGGCGCGGCGCCAGCCTGTGGTGTGAACTCGCCACCGCGCAGGCACCGGCCGACCTGCCGACCCGCCTGGTCGAGGTGCTGGGCGCCTTTCGCGGACCGTGCCCGGTGCTGGTCGACTGCCGTACGCACGCTGCAAGCGGCCTGCTGCGCCTGGGACCGGCTTTCCAGGTGCGCGCCGAGGACGCGCTGATCGAGCGCCTGCGCGCCCTGCCCGGGGTTGCAGCGGCCGAATTCCGTTACGATCCGCCGCCCCGGATGCCGGCCGTGCGGCCTGCCGCTGCACCCTCACCGGCGGCTGCGCCGAGCTTTGCCAACACCCTCGCGGACGCCCTCGCCGATACCGCCGACTGA